The Amphiura filiformis chromosome 13, Afil_fr2py, whole genome shotgun sequence genome segment ttaggtcttttgggaaaaaatccatatcttcaatatgaaaggtcaaaatttcaattgaccgtcggcttttcctccctgctacatacactttaaaatatatcattagatttatataatttacttcgaggactgttatatatcaaaattgaaaaatatcaaattttataatttgtcataaaatttgtattatattgtgattttcaaaaaatgaaaattatttgatatcagaaagacatgtttcgtaatcagaatacaattcgataggtctgaggtgctctcatgtgccacaaaaaatactatcgaaacgcaataaacgctcattttagatcccttaataaaacaCCTTGATGACAAAGTTAAAACTACTACAATCAGTTAGTTAGATGTTTGCCTAATACTGTTTTCTAAACTGTATACATTGCTTTGTTACCACCTGTAGGTCATTGTAATGAATGGAGGAGACACATGCATGGAGGCTTTGGGGTTTTGTCTTGCTGAACCTAATGGTATGTTGATAGGCAGCTTTATAATATAACCAATAAATGTCTAGTGAATCCACTCGTCTCAAGTTAAGAggaacaccatgttggatttcacagtgtcAGATTCGAGTTGTGCTTGGTAACCGAATCCTGCGAGGTGTTTACACATACGTAGAAGGATGATTTGGCCGTATGCTGGTGACGAACCGCATAAACGCACTGATTATAATcagccactgcaaaatccaacatggtgttactctcaacttgagacaagacacactatatcTAATTACCTAACTCACATTATTACTAGTGCTACATTCATCTGTGCATCTGTGCCAGTTTTATTAGGACGTacccagtggcggcgccaagatttggggggcaaagtgaatttcggggcaaaatcaaccaattttccacaaaattaccgcaaaaagtggaaattgtcttaattttgggttttttctgggggccAGCTGGGGGTAAGAGTTTTGACTTCCCCATGCCAACCCCCCGTGGCGCCCGCCACTGGACGTACCATGTATGTAACAACTTATAAAATCCTTTGCAATAAGACAGCACTCATCCTCATTTGAATAAATTCTGTCCACCAGGAGGCCTCCATGGGGCAATTCGCATCTTAAtgcaataaaacatgtgataggtatgaatgttTGTGGAATTGAACTAGAGACCTGTCTCTCTGACACTTAGAAATATCCGCCAACATGTTCTCATTGGTTTATTCAATTGGTTCTATACCTTGAGCCACTCACTTAAGGACACAATTTATATTCAACTATATACCTTAAATTACATATTATTAGAAAACTGAATGATTAGAGCATCATTCTTTAACCATTTCTATCATTAATTGCTCTTTTTTCAACACAGATGCCATTTTGTGTCCTACTCCATACTATGGTGCTATCAAGGCAAACTTTGGAATGAGAGCACAAGTCAACATCTttccttttcatctctcaagtcaggtatgtattgggctattctagttgaaatccatacaccccctatggaaaacatgaccttaatcttccacacagggagtgtagatttcaaattgagtcacacaTGCAGgtaaatttgtttgaaattcctgtgtggaagatgaaggacATGTCTTctattatgtgtgtgtgtgtgtaggtgtgtgtatttcaactggaacagcccaattaaggatgagattttatatttttatggcaACTTCCATGAAATGGTAaccagtagactatgccatagtcgatttttgataaataaaaatatgttattattcatgatgaatgcattcagtttaactcgaaattatactgatatttattacatcaaaataccagtataaaatggttatgaaaaagtttatataattatatttgtgacagtaaaagtaaagtatacgtaagcttatattattgaatgcaacatatcataatggcataactataatggtacTTCCATACTGAACacttctaattttagaatctgccagtttattaatcggaGTTTCCGTTCAAaagttatggtcaaaaatgtaacTTCGTGAATTAGAatctcttatgtattttattgtttttcaacctgtgatatttcttatgtattctattgttttttcaTGCTGCGATATTTAATTTTTCCACTTTAAAAATGtatatatctcaaaaactaatcaagcttttagtttcaaattttcagaaatatttgtGGCAATTCAAGtacttatttttcacaaaatattaaaataaaaaagtgtTTCTAAACTATGGAAATAATATTTCTTGATTGTATGTTTGTCTCTTACACTAAGAACAAAGAAATACAATCCGTAGCTAACATAAACTTGTTATATACAATATTTCCAATATCAgtcaaatgtttaaatgttgtaTCATTTTACCCCACAGGTTGGGCCAGGTGACACTTCCCCATTTCAACTTACTATTGCTAAATTGGAAGCTGCACTTAAAGAAGCTAAAGAACAGGTaaaaccacagaggagtaagatagacagagcgcgtaccaccagtcaaagtctccgcctcatccgataatgagggccgattgttccatgaaatgcgacaggcgagactgctacgcaattaccgcgtattttcatggtctattgcgTGTCGCGAAAAGCAtagcaacgctctatcgcgtctATCGCGAAGGCACGctgcgctggcgtgattgttagacacagcacgatcgaacaatcggccctcatgaatatgcgagaactggtagcatacaatacacggggactttgactggtggtacgcgctctgtctatcttactcctctgtgggtaAAACATATAATTTAGTGTTGGGCGATACTTGATACTCTGATACCAGAGAAGATACCTTACActccccataatgcatttctcccatttcaatttcctgTGCTGATctactatctagtgcaacatgagttgatagtgacaaattgtacctcaatgaacagaacattattcagatcttgcaaaatatgttaatttcTTGACTATCGGCCCATGTTTAACCAGTCATTTCTCAAGATGGAAAGAAAGGGAACATATATAAAGTAATGGgagcaggcctgtacgcaggatttcatttggggggtgctgattttttaaaagtggacttttttccaagggggtagagcgattttgtccaaaaaagcataaaaaaccttttttttgctcgctacgctcagaaattctgaaattttgggactttttgtatacttttccaatttttttttgggggggtggtgCATCAGacccccgcacccccctgcgtacgggcctgaatgAGAGTGTCAATTGATGATGTGAGGTGATATATCATGttgtaaaggattctgggaagggtatatCTCCTCTGCTCTGATACCACCACCTCCTTAAAAATGTCATAGATTTTCCAGTGATCACACAGTTTCAGTAATTTGTTGGCACTTGGTTATTGATGTAAAATTGTGCATGTTTTAAAGATTGCAAATGGAACATTTTGCTTCAATTTTGCAATCAGTTGTGACTCCTGTGTTGTGTTTAATACAATTTTTTTGGTATTCAGTGTTTTTAGTAACAACCATTAAAATCATATAGTTGCACAAAATTTCTTTTCTTACAGAATGTTAACATCCGAGCCTTGATTGTTGTGAACCCCCATAATCCAACGGGAGATATGTTGACAAAACAACAGATTCAGGACAtactgatgttttgcaaaaggtgAGTTATGCCCCTTGGACACTTTCATGATGTATCAACCAATgataagccttgattgtgtccattTGCTTGCAATGTGCGTGCATCACCTTGTCACGCTGCTCAGCGGCAAGCCTGAGCAGCATGACAGTATGAAATCAGTAAGCATAATATATgatttgatcaagcaaaatcagtcggatgtcagaaatattgattttgagatattgctaaacaaaggaagtatttccttttgtttccattgttttagaaactcttttaactgctcacatcttttgaatTGGTTCTTTGCAAATACTGTTCAcatttacaatcctataagaaactggaaattgaatatgtccgatttCAGactgcttgatcacaccacatatatgaTTAGGCTTAATTGCAAAACTTTGTTCTGTCTTAGGACCCTTAATATACATGATTTATTTACTGATCAAATTACCATTTTCCTCAAATTTCTTGTTTTTGAAACTGGTACCCTACTCAACATACATACAGTACAAGTGCTTTGATCCTGAAAAGACCCTAGTTACATGAATCTTTATTCACTAATGAGTCAGTTATTAATGCCCCCACCATACTAATTATTTGGGACAGTGCAGCATGTATGGCATGTATACATTGTATAGGGAATACTTGAACTAGAGgcatagcaagcgggtggacagggtggacgaagtccatgggccccaagggttcaggggccccaggTAATAGCAAAAATGAAGTGGGTTAGGGATAGGGCGGATAAAGCCGATGTTAAGAGGGCCCACACTGCTCCCTGTTGACTTGAACCTCCATGACCTCTGACCTATTGATGTTACTTGTGTCATTTCAGACATTCTCTTCATGTTATCATGGATGAAGTGTACATGCTGACTGTATTCAATAAAGATGTCGAACACTTCAGTGTATTCAGATTGAAAATGAGTGAACTACCAGATCCCCAGAGGACTCATTTCATCTATTCATTCAGCAAGGTATAGTACAATGAACAATGACTCTGactcttaaccccatgagcactacctgccaatctaacattgccttccgattattttcactttaatcaccaatcagaatggaactttgcaaataattcactcaAATGTTTTTtcgtagtgaaattattctaacaatgttgctgattgggccaattgaaaatgaaaacttctttttggccaattggcaggtagttctcatggggttaagggctCTGTTATGAACATTTAGAGAGTATTTTTttagacatgagagcacatcagacatatcgaattgaattctgaatacaaggaatgtcctgatgatattaaataatttagatttgttgaaattcacaatataatacaaattatatcgTGAGAGACGGCTACTTTTTTCCtttttatggccaatatgagtttgtttaaaataaaatcatgtgattcgtgTTTGGCCACTGCCCCTCCCCCCATATTGACCATGAAAATGAATAAAAccagccggctctcaacatgtgatattcaaaattcctgcacCGAAAttttcgagtgcaatgacgtaatggttatttgtgctcaattgtcgctaGCCTTCATTGTATAACTGGGACAtcattgcaccagacaatttcAGTGCCTGGGAATTTGGAATATCCCGTGTTGAGTGATGgctaattttattcatttttatggccaatatgagtttgtttaaaataaaatcatgtgattcatgcttggcCACTGCCCCTCCCCCTCAAAAAATGGAAAAACCTAAAAATTTATTTGTGATTTGTCAACTATTCATTGCCAGGATTTTTCCTTGTCAGCCCTGCGTGTTGGATGCATCTATACATGGAATCAAGAGCTAATTGAGATCTGCAAGTACATGTTATGTTTCCAGCAATCAGCTGCATATATCCAGTATCTACTGGCTAAGATGTTAAGAGATAAAGGTAGGGGCAGACCACAGGATGATTGAAGTACTTCCCATTcccataaggcctaaaaaaatgtttgattggcgtaacataaaaaaaaaaaaattagggtaggtaggtcgggattcttttttttttttgtttgataaaggctttggaactttttttttcaaatatatttatttttatttatttttttaaattttattattttttgggggcaaaaaaaaagaaaaaaagttagggtcgggcctaattttagggtaggttgggttacgccaatcaaacaatttttttaggcctaatctattgcaaaagtgttatcagtGGCTTGCAAATTCCATTGCATCCTATTAAAAAGATACTATTTTGAAACGGGCAATGTAGTCCCTATTACAGCAAAatacagcaatattttttttaggATTAAAAAGTAATaccatttttttgccaaaagttaGTACTAACTGGCAAgttcaaattcaaaataattgaTTCACAAATGCATTTTCTCATATAAAATTCCCAGAGTAACAAATATGATATCTTATATGACTAGAATGTTATGTGTACTGCATCATATttgataatagtaataataagtaAAATAAAGACACcaatgtaagaaaatgaaaaatttaaataatataatttaaatttaacaaGTATCAATGTAATTAATTTGTAAACTTTTAGAGACAAGAGAATATAGGACGACACAGTATAGTTTACTTTtgaaattggctattccatttgaaatccacactacccctgtggaagattaagcttaagtcttccacagaggaagtatAAGTTTTCAAATTAGATTAGACacttgggtaacttccatttgaaatactcactccagttgtggaagataaaggtaaagccataatacaggggaaggatgggtttcaaaatgattaaccctgaccaactacatttgaaaaacatactccccctgtggaagatatttccaaaatcttccacaggggtagtgtggattttaactggaataataataataataataataatacacaggctTTTATAAAGCGCCATTTCAGGTGATCACAGCGCATGAAACAATATAcataaaaacacaacaacaataagaaaaatgaagcaaaaagCAACATGAATAGCCCAATAAGGCTGTTTGGTTAATGGGCCTCCATGCAAGGTAGAAAACACAATATGATAAAATCAGACTAACCacttttaaccccctggacacttcttgtcatctaacagcatttctgattggttgataactttaaatactcatttcaattgccaattatgattaggctttaaactatttatggtcaaacttgcatttgcagattatcttattaatacccttctTGATTGGCTCAAaactggacacaatattcattttggccaatcggcaggtagtttttaTGGGGTTAAGAAATGTACTGATATTTTTATAAGGTTGAACAGGTATTTGTAAATGGGGGAAAACTTTTCAATTcaatataatttataatatattTCCTTATAGATTTTGTGTGTAAGAAGTACCTTCCAACATGCCAGCAGAAGCTGTCAGAATCCCACCAATGTGTAACAGACTCTCTAGATGAGTTCAACATACCATATTTATGCAGATCAGCTGGTCTCTTTGTGTGGGCAGATTTTAGAAAGGTACGTCTTCATTTGAAAAATACAATCAAACCACTGAGATGTAActaggggatttgccatttggtctaatatccatttcgtctacatctatttcgtctaaacccattaagtCTATATCCACtatgtccaataatcatttggtcctttaaccatttggtcctataaccatttagtctaataaccaataagtctaaaaccatttagtctaacaaccatttagtctaatacccatttggtctataaccaataggtctaatagccatttggtctaatactcatttggtctacaaaccatttagtcttacaagcatagtttattaataaatagacaaaatggtattagactaactggttattagaccatatgagtattagacctaacagttattagaccaaatgggtattagaccaaatggttattaaaaatattagaccaaatggttagtagactgcatggttagtagacataccagttattagaccaaacaatattagactaaatggacattagactatatgattattagaatAATTGGTAATTAGCctgtctggtaatagaccaattgaatatagactaaacgggaattagacaaaatggtattagaccaaatggcaatagcaATAGATGGGGCcatcaagaaaatattttgaaaatcggATAACAAACCATAATAGTATTTTTTTGGGATGATGACATTTTTAAAAGGGGATAATAGCCCTTTAACCCCTATCATAGCCTGTTCCTTGGTCCCTTGCTGAATGTTGCATACACATAGTCGGCGGACACTAGTAATATATTGCTTAATAACAGCCCCTGAGCCCATGCAGTGTGTATCCTTTATGCAACTTGAAGATAGAGGTAAAATGGACATATAGACAACACAAGTGTGCAGAAAAACCATCCTTAATACAAGCTTGTATACGTTCTGCTGGATTAGGTTTCTGAAGATTATCATGCATGCAGGAGCCTGTTTCACAAAACTGAAATGGGTCTCTGGATCTTGCAATAAATTTAATAGGGGATTATGTGTGGTAAATCAATTGTAAGactgagtaagatttaatctttccccagagaagTCCTtgtcagagggctgagctttcggaactctagcgagtgccatcttcagagcaattAAATAAACATGATTGATGATGCACCACAAAATGATTGACAGGAAGTGTCAATGAGTGTCATTTTGACATCCCCATCTTTACACTTTAtgtcaatcattttgacatgTCCTATTGACAGTTCCCCTATATAAGGTGACtcatcatgtttatttagttgctctgaagatggcactcgctagagttctgaAAGCTCAGCcatctgaaaaggacttctctagggaaagattaaatcttactcatgttcaccgacctagagtaccaagtaatttcaaatcatttGTAAGATTAACCGTAAGGCTTTGTGAAACAGACCCCAGGTAGTAGCTAATATTAATATTTGGAACTATAATCCAAGCAACTGGACTTAGTTTTATGAGAGTTCGCTGGATTAGGTTTTTTTACTCCAACCATTGAATATGCACCAATGTCAATACCAATTGAGATGAAAGGAATTCTAATTAATGCATGTATTCTCACATTTGACTCTCACTTCTACAGTACTTGTCAACCAACACATTTGAGGCAGAAAAAGAGTTATTGGAGCGTTTCCTTGCTAACAAAGTATACATCACTCCATCTGTGGCATTCTATGGTAATGAGCCTGGATGGTTCCGAATTATTTTCTCTAGAAATCAACAAGATGTAAAAAAGGGTAAGTAAAAGTACTACTccgtattccagaaaaatacagcaataaTCTTTTGGggattgaaaaatatttccaTGTTTGCCAAGTGAAACATGCAGAgcccaatcctaatcctttagttgttTCTAACTGGTAATGAAaggcaaattttaatttttggccaaattttggaaataagggccaaaaacatgcattttatgtATGATGTGGCAATCAAGACCAAAGACTTGtataaagactaatttcaagttatgcattctaatttttggaaaacacattttctaatcttatttataaccaattatcaaatataacataaaatattaaaattatgaactacactcaagatttttaatgcttagacttgtgcctaGTCTTAGAAGTTTGTgtctacaattgtaagaaaacatgcaaaattgcatgtttttgttcaattttccctcaaattgcaaaaatgttaaaattggacttttattgccagttagaactaacttaagtattaggatttagctatgtttcatttggtaaaacaagataatatcatttttaattccaaaaaaattagtgctgtatttttctggaatcaggagaaGAGAGTACATAAACACTCCCCTTTGCCATGACAGTAGGGGCATAATGTCATCTTGGGAATAGCTTCATAAGGTGCTTAAACAttggaggtcatctgaggtcaaatatgtAAAGATTGTTGTATTTTCATAAAACTTAGTGAAAATGACATTATACAagggaaagaagaatcacgcatcgcacattagcacaattaaacatgaaattacaatggaaacataacatgcataggcagataaaccagagaaaaaactctttGACGTACCAGCCTGTGCTAGGAATGGAACCCCAGACCTCTTGCTTATGGGGCGAGCaatctaaccactgagctacacagactgcccctgataaacaggactcaagtctggtacttatggatatgaacagttggggtaaacagtacaaacaacacatgaCATACCattgtacgagatcaattaatgatgcttacctgcCAGCCTaacatacaaacaagggaagaggtttATTAATAAAGGGAATATTCATTACCATACTGAAACAGGTTCTCCAGGGTTACAACCTCTACTAacaccattactctcaaacttgcaTACTTTTTGACAGGAATGGAAAGAATCACAGAAGTGATACGAGCAATAGGATCTCAACCACATCATGAGGGTGCTGTTAATGGTGCAGCCCAACCACTGGCATTGAATGGTAGTACAGGAGATAAAGGAGCAGATGCAGCTGTGGTAAGTGATATCATAGGAACTTCAAATCAGGGGCAggcagaagggggggggggcagactgTCCCccttgaaaaaatattttcaggTGGAATTGTGATGGAAAGAATGAAAACCACTGTTAAATCAGACCTTTTGGATTGTGTTTGAGTCTAACTGAGAtctgaataaaaataaatctaGAAGCATATAGAATAGGTCATAGGCCAGTAGTCAGTACCTCAGGAAAAATTGCTCACCCAATTTCCTCTCTAACCAAGTGTATATGTATAATACCAAGAACAAATTAACTGGACACTGAAACCAAAGCTGTAAAGAcaattgaaacatttaaaaactgAACAAACAAATAGACACTAAGAACATGCAATGGACATAATGTTATGTGTATAAAAAACTTCTGATGTTGAAAAGTTGGTGAAACGTACAAAAATACCCCATTTACATTGGGcgaaagtcgtaatcgaattcactaaaattcgtatcataagtgtaaacaggtacagttgtaattaatcgtaattcaaaagtcgtaattccaatgatgacttgtatcatcattcatttgaagtgaattcgaataagtcgtcattCATTAATGTAAACAAACACGTTGTTGAATTCGTATTCACCTGCCGTAACCACTGGTAACAAACGAATTCGATATTCGTAAATGCGAATTTGGAATCGAATATATCCGatgtagtgtaaacacccaccaaatgaattaatctgctgtCGTAATTCAAAATGCAGCTTAAGTtgattacgacttttgcccaatgtaaacggggtataagATTGAGTATGCTACTGAACCttatgaagaagaagaaatggGCTGTGGAAACAAAATAGGAACTTgtaaaattactacatatttatTTTATACAGGACAAAAATCCCAATCTCACACCACCATCTTTGGCTCTGCCATtacaaatccatacaccctctatggaagacatgaccttaatgtcccacacagggagtgtagatttcaaatggagccaccgggtaaccccatttgatattcacactccatgtttggaagattcaggtcatgtcttccatggcatgggggtatatggatttcaactgggatagcccaatgtACGTAGCTTTATTATAAGATTTCTGACCTTATTTTATCAATTACCTCTATTTTTGACAACAGGTGAAAACTGGTGATTCATCCCTGGAAGGTCTACTATCCCAGCTTCATGTTCAAATCAAGGACTCTGATTGGCTGAAAGAAAATACGACCGACCAATGGAAATCCACCAATCCTGAAACCTTTAAAGCTTTTATGCAAGAAATTGATGGTGGAGATAAATAATTCAGAGAATCTGATTGGACGAAGGAAAAAAGCAAAGCTTGACTAATAGAATCAGTTGTTATTGGACTTACATTTgatgaggaggacgccctcaatgttttacagaatatttttacatgattgtaatgtgatTTCTTAAACTATCATACCctgtaaaaatcaagactttgggtGCTGTATTTGTGAGTACTGCTCCTCCATTAAAAcatgatttttcagattttggtgatattttagggtcattttagcctccagactttttttttaaatgcgcaaccgaccctacttgaaaggtccgtccgcctgtagaacagggtttttctttTATTCATTGTCTTATGTCTACACACATAGTTTTatatgtgttttattgttttctaagcTGTGGTTTCTAATAATTGGCAATACAAGTTGGTTGAtttgtttaaggttggtctgaaccctggaattatggaaactttcggcctcataacttctaaattgttggtctaaagtatataaaagtatacatatttagaatggcaaagacttgataagttcatctgtgaggtcaaatttgggccaaaatgccattttggcccaaaatctaaaaaaataacggttttggcccacttcttttcgtgcatcctaacaaaaaaaattcttgggccaattttttttttttattaatttttaaaaactagatcaaaatatctaggacccgttttttcattttttttaatttagaagttatgaggcccgaaagtttccataattccagggttcagaccaaccttaaatggtTGCTCTGTGGTTTCTAATAATTGACAATACAAATTGATGGATTTGTTGAAATGGTCGCTTTGTGTGGAAACATACTTTGTGGCTTCATggaaccaggctcaaacaaaatgcttaaGCTGGGCTAAAAAGTAGCTTGTCCCAAGTCTAAACTTGTGATTGCAATTGtaataaaaacatgcaaaattatgtttttggcccatttgtCCTCaagttgcaaaaatattaaaatttgacttttattgccagtcagaacaaactaaaggattaggatttagctatgtttcatttggcaaaacaggattagGCCTAGTATtgttctggaatcaggagtagaaAATCCACTAATCAAGAAACTCCACTCACCGGCGCTGGGAGCGAGGCTACCTTCAGTCCCTCTTCAGGTCCGTTTATACTACACCACAACTACTTTGCGGTGCGGTGTGTTGCCACACTGCACGGTAATGCAATAAAGTTAACTGAATACATTTTTGCGACAAGGTgcattgagttgcggcaaaaagtaattgatatattgGCAACGCAACACAATTGTGGCGTAGTTAATGGACCTTCAGACTAGTGTCAGAGCGGATATGGCATGTTACTTTGTCTTAAGTTGTCTTTCTTTTTTATCGGGTGGAAAACTATAAGTTGGCTTTGGAGCTAAACTAATATATTGCAATCTGGCTTATGTGAAAAGAAATTATAGAAACAGGTGTGACAAAGATCACAGAAAAGAAAGCCACTCCCTCAAATCAAGTCAGCCTTTGGGTTCTGGGTGTCGGGTCAAGCGAAAGGAATTTCATAATCCAATATCAACTGACACTAAGACCGTAATTTGTTTATATTAGTTATTATTACTCTCATAAAGAGAGATTGTGTTATTTATAACTCCAACGGTCCTCTTCAACAGCGATAGTTGAAAGAAAAAGCAATGCTTTTTGGCCTATCTCTCCTAGTTCATAAGTATTATACATTTACCCTTGCAGAGTGAGTGGTGCTAATGTGAACTCAAGATATTCATATATGTGTAAATTTATTCAAATTTACGATATAAATAAAGCTAAATATTCATTATTTAGATTATATTCATCAGCTAGCTATATTtagaaatacg includes the following:
- the LOC140168149 gene encoding 1-aminocyclopropane-1-carboxylate synthase-like protein 1 gives rise to the protein MATSSHSGGDERLLSERACGISGADNAMTNGFIRCLEDPYDPEKRPQGIINMGVSENYVMHDVMKDWFNSINFQWENSMITYNNYLGVYELREALAEFLTEHTKAAEPLNPEQVIVMNGGDTCMEALGFCLAEPNDAILCPTPYYGAIKANFGMRAQVNIFPFHLSSQVGPGDTSPFQLTIAKLEAALKEAKEQNVNIRALIVVNPHNPTGDMLTKQQIQDILMFCKRHSLHVIMDEVYMLTVFNKDVEHFSVFRLKMSELPDPQRTHFIYSFSKDFSLSALRVGCIYTWNQELIEICKYMLCFQQSAAYIQYLLAKMLRDKDFVCKKYLPTCQQKLSESHQCVTDSLDEFNIPYLCRSAGLFVWADFRKYLSTNTFEAEKELLERFLANKVYITPSVAFYGNEPGWFRIIFSRNQQDVKKGMERITEVIRAIGSQPHHEGAVNGAAQPLALNGSTGDKGADAAVVKTGDSSLEGLLSQLHVQIKDSDWLKENTTDQWKSTNPETFKAFMQEIDGGDK